In Flagellatimonas centrodinii, a single window of DNA contains:
- a CDS encoding RNA polymerase sigma factor — protein sequence MKRLPNPAPERVALADLGADEASQWDALVRRFRAPLEGFFRRRVGDAADVEDLVQEVFLRLLRRASGEPIAAIENYLFRTAAHVYADRGRYDAMHLKAAHESFDMTAHEVAAEITPERVALGRESIGCVVDALRHLPERTRDIFVLRALELHKTPEVAAMLRISTRSVEAHMAKALAHLSALLEMSE from the coding sequence TTGAAACGCCTGCCGAATCCGGCGCCCGAACGGGTGGCGCTGGCAGACCTGGGGGCCGACGAGGCCTCGCAATGGGACGCCCTGGTGCGGCGTTTTCGCGCGCCGCTGGAAGGCTTCTTCCGGCGGCGTGTGGGTGATGCGGCGGATGTCGAAGATTTGGTGCAGGAAGTGTTTCTGCGCCTGTTGCGGCGTGCCAGCGGCGAGCCGATTGCGGCCATCGAGAACTACCTGTTCCGCACCGCCGCCCACGTTTACGCCGACCGCGGTCGTTACGACGCCATGCACCTGAAAGCGGCGCATGAGTCCTTCGACATGACCGCTCACGAGGTGGCGGCGGAGATCACCCCCGAACGGGTGGCGCTGGGGCGGGAATCGATCGGCTGCGTGGTGGATGCGCTGCGTCATTTGCCCGAGCGCACGCGCGACATCTTCGTGCTGCGCGCCCTCGAGCTGCACAAGACCCCGGAGGTGGCGGCCATGCTCCGCATCTCCACGCGCTCGGTCGAAGCGCACATGGCCAAGGCCCTGGCCCATCTGTCGGCCCTGCTGGAAATGAGTGAGTGA
- a CDS encoding TonB-dependent receptor encodes MRALRPVGETRRHSPLPGSPLLLGFLMLCAAAVATLPLATHAQDLSPREQPYEIPAQGLAEALITYSDQSGVQVVTSGYDLVDRETAGITGTYTAAAALDALLSGSGMEYTVVGESTVALTDPNAAPMTLAPVDPGGAAGEGAGGFGDGNATSVAEARRAGVEEIIVTGQKKEERLQDVPIAISAFSAEDLNAYKIEGGFDLLKAIPNVSFTKTNFTGYNFQIRGVGTQSISATSDPGVAVSFNGTAIIQNRLFEQEYLDIERVEVLRGPQGTLYGRNSTGGVVNVISARPDLHEFSTTLKSEVGNYQSRRGSAVINLPLVPGMLGLRIAGAYTNRDGYDYNTITNNSINGRDLWTGRISLGFQPTDWLTGNLIWEHFNEEDNRSRTGKQLCHRDDGPSAINGYTIENLDNAPQQNLLRRALFSQGCQAGSLFDAAAFGTPNGLAITFVFGMLSAQSSALGQDSLTGEKVGAPILVKDPYGGQMQSSDLRTVASFRDPIYRAEADLINLNLDIDLGAGLMLHSNSAYVDDQTYSFQDYNRFNTQPIFVDSSRLDASGKPGVPSPYRDILPGGIFCDPQLGCSNSLAGFDIAQASAEQFSQELRLQSEFDGPLNFSLGANYTRFDVLADYYVMYNLLTLYSMIPPFNGPIGSAPFEPSMCRNSTFIYAGPPVSTADPLSTCPYIDPNPVESIDGEGHNYFRSKNPYKLSSYATFGELYAQLNDAAKITVGLRYTRDEKRFTPVPSQVLLSVGALAGGYVSRGYPQLDDIVQQWAEGTGRIGIDWKLDTPFTEETLLYAFYSRGYKGGGANPPSPGFSTWPDLIAYGHIDEQMAQILEMSVGGAPGVLELTSVEYERTFEPEYVNAFEVGAKNSLFDGAMILNATAFMYDYKDYQVSQIRDRTAVNENFDSVVWGAELEAVFAPTVDFQMVANVGYLRTRIDDGEMSIDIMNRTQGNADYVVAKPWAQLPSNCVVPAAVAAHRLQTEGITNYFQICGGYYGTLQAPLIDPATGETYDVNDYPELNGGAGLLAELGGNELPNSPRLTANFGAQYGIDMFKHEWRATLRGDVYWQDESYHRIYNFEPYDRLKSWHNVNLAVRMEHPRSALAMELYVKNVLNDTPITGAFLNSDDTGLTTNVFTLDPRLVGFSISKTF; translated from the coding sequence ATGCGTGCCTTGCGACCCGTTGGGGAAACCCGTCGTCATTCACCCCTGCCCGGCAGCCCCCTGCTATTGGGCTTTCTTATGTTGTGTGCGGCAGCGGTAGCAACGCTGCCCCTCGCCACCCACGCGCAGGATCTCAGCCCGCGCGAGCAGCCCTACGAGATCCCCGCCCAGGGGCTCGCCGAAGCGCTGATCACCTATTCCGACCAGAGCGGCGTGCAGGTCGTCACCAGCGGCTATGACCTGGTCGATCGCGAAACCGCCGGCATCACCGGCACCTACACCGCCGCCGCCGCACTGGATGCACTGCTCAGCGGTAGCGGCATGGAATACACCGTGGTCGGCGAAAGCACCGTCGCCCTCACCGACCCCAACGCCGCACCCATGACTCTGGCCCCCGTCGACCCAGGCGGTGCCGCGGGGGAGGGCGCTGGCGGGTTCGGTGACGGCAACGCCACCAGCGTTGCGGAAGCCCGCCGGGCAGGGGTTGAGGAAATCATCGTCACCGGGCAGAAGAAGGAAGAGCGGCTACAGGATGTGCCGATTGCGATCAGCGCGTTCTCGGCGGAAGACCTCAACGCCTACAAGATCGAGGGCGGCTTCGACCTGCTCAAAGCGATCCCCAACGTCAGCTTCACCAAGACCAACTTCACCGGCTACAATTTCCAGATCCGCGGCGTCGGTACCCAGTCGATTTCGGCGACTTCCGATCCCGGGGTCGCGGTCTCCTTCAACGGCACCGCCATCATCCAGAACCGTCTGTTCGAACAGGAGTATCTGGATATCGAGCGGGTGGAGGTGCTGCGCGGTCCACAAGGCACTTTGTACGGCCGCAACTCGACCGGGGGTGTGGTCAACGTCATCTCGGCACGGCCTGATCTGCATGAATTCAGCACCACGCTCAAGTCGGAGGTTGGCAACTATCAGAGCCGGCGCGGCTCGGCGGTGATCAATCTGCCACTGGTGCCCGGCATGCTGGGTTTACGGATTGCGGGGGCCTATACCAACCGCGACGGCTACGACTACAACACGATCACCAACAACAGCATCAACGGTCGTGATCTCTGGACGGGGCGAATCAGCCTTGGCTTCCAGCCGACTGACTGGCTGACGGGCAATTTAATCTGGGAACACTTCAACGAAGAGGACAACCGATCACGAACCGGGAAGCAGCTGTGTCATCGGGATGATGGTCCGAGCGCTATAAATGGATATACGATTGAGAATCTGGACAACGCCCCCCAGCAGAATCTCTTGCGCCGAGCCCTGTTCTCTCAGGGCTGTCAAGCCGGAAGCTTGTTCGACGCTGCGGCGTTCGGTACACCCAATGGCCTGGCGATCACCTTTGTGTTCGGAATGCTCAGCGCCCAGTCATCAGCACTTGGCCAGGATTCTTTGACTGGCGAAAAAGTGGGGGCTCCGATCCTCGTTAAGGATCCCTATGGTGGTCAAATGCAATCGTCCGACCTGCGGACAGTGGCATCCTTCCGCGATCCGATCTATCGCGCAGAAGCCGATCTCATCAATCTAAATCTGGATATCGATCTTGGTGCGGGGCTGATGCTGCACTCCAATTCGGCTTACGTTGACGATCAGACGTATTCGTTTCAAGACTACAATCGGTTCAATACGCAACCGATCTTTGTTGATTCGTCTAGGCTCGACGCGAGTGGGAAGCCGGGGGTTCCGAGCCCATACAGGGATATTCTTCCGGGCGGAATATTCTGTGACCCGCAGTTGGGGTGCTCCAACTCCTTGGCCGGATTTGACATTGCTCAAGCATCGGCTGAGCAATTCAGTCAGGAGTTGCGGTTACAGAGTGAATTCGATGGTCCGCTCAACTTCAGTCTCGGTGCGAACTACACCCGATTCGATGTGTTGGCTGACTATTACGTGATGTACAACCTCCTGACGTTGTACTCAATGATCCCGCCATTCAACGGTCCCATCGGCAGCGCCCCGTTTGAGCCGAGTATGTGTCGGAACTCGACGTTCATCTACGCTGGCCCCCCGGTGTCTACCGCTGACCCGCTTTCGACTTGCCCGTATATCGACCCTAACCCTGTAGAGTCTATTGATGGTGAGGGGCACAATTACTTCCGCTCAAAGAATCCTTATAAGCTCAGCTCTTATGCGACATTCGGCGAGTTGTACGCGCAGTTGAACGATGCGGCCAAGATAACCGTCGGCCTTCGTTATACCCGTGATGAAAAACGTTTCACACCCGTCCCCAGCCAAGTCTTGTTGTCGGTCGGTGCTCTCGCTGGCGGATACGTGAGCCGCGGGTACCCTCAGCTGGACGATATCGTGCAGCAGTGGGCAGAAGGGACGGGGCGTATCGGTATTGATTGGAAGTTGGACACTCCTTTCACCGAAGAAACTCTCCTCTATGCCTTCTATTCGCGAGGCTACAAGGGTGGGGGGGCTAATCCACCAAGCCCAGGATTTTCTACCTGGCCAGACCTAATTGCATATGGGCATATCGATGAGCAAATGGCCCAGATATTGGAGATGAGTGTAGGCGGCGCCCCGGGGGTTCTAGAATTGACTTCCGTCGAGTATGAGAGAACGTTTGAGCCGGAGTATGTCAATGCCTTCGAAGTTGGCGCCAAGAACAGCCTTTTCGACGGAGCGATGATTCTGAATGCGACCGCCTTCATGTATGACTACAAAGACTACCAAGTGTCACAGATCCGCGACCGTACAGCAGTTAATGAGAACTTTGATTCCGTGGTTTGGGGGGCTGAGCTGGAAGCTGTGTTTGCGCCAACTGTTGACTTTCAAATGGTGGCCAACGTTGGCTACCTTCGCACTCGAATTGATGACGGCGAAATGTCTATCGACATCATGAACCGCACACAAGGCAATGCAGACTATGTAGTGGCCAAGCCATGGGCGCAGTTGCCTTCGAACTGTGTGGTTCCTGCTGCGGTTGCCGCTCATCGACTGCAGACCGAGGGTATTACGAACTATTTCCAGATCTGTGGTGGCTACTATGGAACATTACAAGCTCCACTCATCGATCCGGCGACGGGTGAGACTTACGACGTCAACGACTACCCCGAACTCAACGGCGGAGCCGGCCTGTTGGCAGAGTTGGGCGGCAATGAGTTGCCGAACTCGCCACGCCTGACAGCAAACTTCGGGGCCCAGTACGGCATCGACATGTTCAAGCATGAGTGGCGGGCAACGTTGCGCGGGGATGTGTACTGGCAGGACGAGTCCTATCACCGCATCTACAACTTCGAGCCCTATGACCGGTTGAAGTCCTGGCACAACGTCAACCTGGCGGTTCGTATGGAGCACCCGCGCTCGGCATTGGCGATGGAGCTATACGTGAAGAACGTGCTGAATGACACGCCGATTACCGGAGCCTTTCTCAACTCGGATGACACCGGTCTGACGACCAACGTGTTCACCCTGGACCCTCGCTTGGTCGGCTTCAGCATCTCCAAGACGTTCTGA
- a CDS encoding outer membrane beta-barrel protein has protein sequence MKFRVTPAVPALLLALAAAPAMADSDIAPGPARYASVSSLNWDLEDGFAEASGVRLVLGQQLSENLSVELHGGMGGDDNVTLMTTDPTPVAVNGDLGLQQLVGLFLRAQWPVTEQVRLFGLVGYSRVKAEFEGAAGFTAGGTALARDGFGESESGNSYGGGLEFNVLSGLLDGGLHLTADYIVYLDRSGARFDARSVGLKLAF, from the coding sequence ATGAAATTCAGAGTGACCCCCGCAGTCCCGGCATTGCTGCTGGCCCTGGCCGCGGCGCCGGCAATGGCGGACAGCGATATCGCACCCGGGCCCGCCCGCTATGCCAGCGTCAGCAGTCTCAATTGGGACCTGGAAGACGGCTTTGCTGAAGCCAGCGGCGTGCGTCTGGTGCTGGGCCAACAGCTGAGCGAAAACCTCAGCGTGGAACTGCACGGCGGCATGGGTGGCGATGACAACGTCACGCTGATGACCACCGACCCGACGCCGGTGGCCGTCAACGGCGATCTCGGCCTGCAACAGTTGGTCGGGCTGTTCCTGCGGGCGCAGTGGCCCGTGACCGAACAGGTGCGCCTGTTCGGCCTGGTGGGCTACAGCCGCGTCAAGGCGGAGTTCGAGGGGGCCGCGGGCTTCACCGCGGGCGGCACGGCACTGGCGCGCGATGGCTTTGGTGAGTCCGAAAGCGGCAATAGCTATGGCGGGGGCCTTGAGTTCAATGTGCTGTCGGGCCTGCTCGACGGCGGGTTGCACCTCACCGCCGACTACATCGTCTACCTGGACCGCTCCGGCGCCCGCTTCGATGCCCGAAGCGTGGGGCTGAAGCTGGCGTTCTGA
- a CDS encoding autotransporter outer membrane beta-barrel domain-containing protein, whose translation MNDHTKTIALGPMLLLLGLVLIGTPVQAQVDCGAGAAPAELVVCDTTGIRPETLITINAAADGVTSMTVNTPRAPSGVATDVKLIRGMGAGRIELEVLAGIRIGQIDFSATSGGVDIAVAAHDRLTPVPGGWLIQGTSQLGSGDDRLQILDGGFVTSSGKGIARNGDRSGLQLSGIDFGNGGDVLDNAGVMLVGGARFARTVSGGGEDVTHNSFHYPVAHEMTLVGLEVFANSGTITFGGWAAEQSNRPASEFADLFCLNRPGNLSAVPTRCGELYPETDGEIATTLTMPDTHFMGMAGSTLVLDTSLGMGRPQRNCQQRSVIGGILSLPGADCMELLGGQTSGVTQVVLKDQVPSDLGAFNPDGIVIVDVTQGESGAGHFVLSPESDGYDPATQAIDKGLFLFPLVYDEAAQQHKLVSVAGQRAHRLPLLVQAVQGMSRSASRQWFERRSDLRNIAEGERDGAWVRLTHDSASRDGKQTASAFGNTYAFDNSYDIDSSVFSIGRDFRLGSAWVIGGSGSYINAALDFDQGNVQADFDGAAIAGHASYRAGTVYFDSQVQMSWIEMDFADSRFDVATSEYNVLDASTQSVDARAELGLHLDLGGGLYAEPMLGASWVRTEFSEMTLYSGDPAGRPTNEVFGGDSPQSLRASLGGRVGYDQRLEGWRLSYLLSARYWEELQGDTPVRISSHNPDGSLIPGTETRVSDTFDSGLGELALGVELGDAAGRLNGYLQANSVFGDYESLGLTAGFRVLW comes from the coding sequence ATGAACGATCACACAAAAACTATTGCATTGGGGCCCATGCTACTGCTGCTGGGGCTGGTATTGATCGGAACGCCCGTCCAAGCACAGGTGGACTGTGGCGCAGGCGCTGCGCCTGCGGAGTTGGTGGTATGTGACACCACGGGTATCCGGCCCGAAACGCTGATTACCATCAATGCGGCGGCGGACGGCGTGACCTCAATGACGGTGAATACTCCACGGGCCCCTTCTGGAGTCGCTACGGACGTCAAGCTGATTCGAGGCATGGGGGCGGGCCGGATTGAGCTGGAAGTGCTTGCCGGTATCCGGATTGGCCAGATCGACTTCTCAGCGACCTCGGGGGGTGTGGACATTGCCGTCGCCGCACATGACCGACTGACCCCGGTTCCGGGTGGATGGCTTATTCAGGGTACAAGTCAACTGGGCAGTGGAGATGACCGGCTGCAAATACTGGATGGAGGTTTTGTCACGTCTTCAGGTAAAGGGATTGCGCGGAACGGTGATCGTAGCGGCCTGCAGCTGAGCGGCATCGATTTCGGGAATGGGGGTGATGTTCTCGATAACGCTGGAGTCATGTTGGTCGGCGGCGCGCGCTTCGCACGAACCGTCAGCGGTGGCGGAGAGGATGTAACGCACAACTCGTTCCACTATCCGGTTGCACACGAGATGACGTTGGTCGGGCTGGAGGTATTCGCCAATAGTGGGACGATCACTTTTGGCGGGTGGGCTGCTGAGCAGTCAAATCGTCCGGCGAGCGAGTTCGCTGATCTTTTCTGTCTTAATCGTCCTGGGAATCTCTCGGCGGTGCCAACACGATGCGGCGAGCTGTATCCCGAGACCGACGGCGAAATCGCCACAACGCTGACTATGCCGGATACTCATTTCATGGGGATGGCCGGCAGTACGCTCGTGCTGGATACCTCCCTCGGCATGGGCCGACCTCAGCGGAATTGTCAGCAACGTTCCGTCATTGGCGGCATCCTAAGTCTTCCGGGCGCAGATTGTATGGAGCTATTGGGCGGCCAGACCTCCGGTGTCACCCAGGTGGTGCTCAAGGATCAGGTGCCCAGCGACCTCGGTGCCTTCAACCCGGACGGCATCGTCATCGTCGATGTCACTCAGGGCGAAAGTGGTGCCGGTCATTTCGTGCTGTCGCCGGAATCCGACGGCTACGATCCGGCGACGCAGGCGATCGACAAAGGCCTATTCCTGTTCCCGCTGGTGTATGACGAAGCCGCGCAGCAGCACAAGCTGGTCAGCGTGGCAGGGCAGCGTGCGCATCGACTGCCGCTGCTGGTGCAGGCGGTGCAGGGCATGTCCCGCAGTGCGAGCCGACAGTGGTTCGAACGTCGCAGCGACCTGCGCAACATCGCCGAGGGCGAGCGCGACGGCGCCTGGGTGCGGCTGACCCATGACAGCGCCTCGCGCGATGGCAAGCAGACGGCGTCGGCATTTGGCAATACCTATGCGTTCGACAACAGCTACGACATCGACAGCTCGGTGTTCAGCATCGGCCGCGACTTCCGACTGGGCTCGGCCTGGGTGATTGGCGGCTCGGGCAGCTACATCAATGCCGCCCTCGATTTTGACCAGGGCAATGTCCAGGCGGACTTCGATGGTGCCGCGATCGCCGGCCATGCCAGCTATCGCGCCGGCACCGTCTACTTCGACAGCCAGGTCCAGATGAGCTGGATCGAGATGGACTTCGCCGACTCCCGCTTCGACGTTGCCACCAGCGAGTACAACGTGCTCGACGCCTCGACCCAGAGTGTGGATGCTCGCGCCGAACTGGGGCTGCACCTCGACCTGGGCGGCGGCCTGTATGCTGAACCCATGCTGGGCGCATCGTGGGTGCGCACCGAGTTTAGCGAGATGACGCTGTACAGCGGCGACCCCGCCGGCCGCCCGACCAACGAAGTCTTCGGCGGTGATTCGCCCCAGAGCCTGCGTGCCAGCCTCGGCGGGCGGGTCGGGTACGACCAGCGTCTTGAGGGCTGGCGGCTGTCGTACCTGCTCTCGGCGCGTTATTGGGAAGAGCTGCAGGGCGATACCCCGGTCCGCATCAGCAGCCACAACCCGGACGGCAGCTTGATCCCCGGCACCGAAACCCGCGTCAGCGACACCTTCGACAGCGGTCTCGGCGAGTTGGCTCTGGGGGTGGAGTTGGGTGATGCCGCCGGCCGGCTCAACGGCTATCTGCAGGCGAACAGTGTGTTCGGTGACTACGAGAGCCTGGGCCTGACGGCCGGCTTCCGGGTGCTGTGGTGA
- a CDS encoding FecR family protein has protein sequence MNKWDPRDRTDARDPGATPEIAAAHWSETLRSSGDDPILRRAFQAWYDLSDAHAQAFARIESARERIATVADTPALMALRNETLNRVALRRQRWPRVALAMAASLVAAMAGLLAFTGAPWQELPGSLFEGARLALNGETLYRTAVGERLVVTLDDGTRLTLNTDSRLVVGYQPDRRDIRMQHGQALFEVAKDANRPFVVAAGGRQVTALGTAFDVRVSDQRFEVTLIEGKVEVAESVPDEQRTTGNAQRDVAPPGALSTQHSPLSTVLSPGQQLIAAASTGTASTRSPPLVRQADIKRVTSWRNGQVIFEDDLLGNAIIEMNRYAKRRIAIADPALAELRLSGAFDTGQTGTFIEALTTYFPVTVARQNSEEIVLAWHKTVMSGE, from the coding sequence ATGAACAAGTGGGACCCTCGGGACCGAACTGACGCACGCGATCCGGGCGCCACTCCGGAGATTGCGGCTGCACACTGGAGCGAAACCCTGCGGAGCAGTGGCGACGATCCGATCCTGCGGCGGGCCTTCCAGGCCTGGTACGACCTCAGCGATGCTCACGCGCAAGCCTTTGCCCGCATCGAGTCCGCGCGTGAGCGCATTGCCACCGTGGCCGACACCCCGGCGCTGATGGCGCTGCGCAACGAAACGCTCAACCGGGTGGCCCTGCGGCGTCAGCGCTGGCCGCGGGTGGCACTGGCCATGGCGGCCTCCCTGGTGGCGGCCATGGCCGGGTTGCTGGCGTTTACCGGCGCGCCCTGGCAAGAACTGCCCGGCAGCCTGTTTGAAGGCGCGCGCCTCGCGCTCAATGGCGAAACCCTCTACCGCACCGCCGTCGGCGAGCGACTGGTGGTGACCCTGGACGATGGCACCCGCTTGACGTTGAACACCGACAGCCGTCTGGTGGTGGGCTACCAGCCGGACCGGCGCGACATTCGCATGCAGCACGGCCAGGCCCTGTTCGAAGTCGCCAAGGATGCCAACCGCCCCTTCGTGGTCGCCGCCGGCGGCCGCCAGGTCACCGCCCTCGGCACCGCCTTCGACGTACGTGTCAGCGACCAACGCTTCGAAGTCACCCTGATCGAAGGCAAGGTGGAAGTCGCCGAAAGTGTGCCCGACGAGCAACGGACAACGGGCAACGCGCAACGCGATGTGGCCCCCCCGGGTGCCCTCAGCACTCAGCACTCACCACTCAGCACTGTCTTGTCTCCGGGCCAACAGCTGATCGCCGCCGCCAGCACCGGCACTGCCAGCACACGCAGCCCGCCGCTGGTCCGCCAGGCCGACATCAAACGGGTGACCAGTTGGCGCAACGGCCAAGTGATTTTCGAGGATGACCTGCTCGGCAACGCCATCATCGAGATGAACCGCTACGCCAAGCGACGCATTGCCATCGCCGACCCGGCGCTGGCAGAATTGCGCCTCAGCGGCGCCTTCGACACCGGCCAGACCGGCACCTTCATCGAAGCGCTCACCACCTATTTCCCCGTCACCGTCGCCCGCCAGAACAGCGAGGAGATTGTGCTTGCATGGCACAAGACAGTGATGAGTGGTGAGTGA